A single region of the Pontimicrobium sp. SW4 genome encodes:
- the hppD gene encoding 4-hydroxyphenylpyruvate dioxygenase, protein MSKEIKSVNYGLEKIFEGAQDFLPLLGTDYVEFYVGNAKQAAHFYKTAFGFQSLAYAGLETGVRDRASYVLVQDKIRLVLTTPLNSSSPINDHIVKHGDGVKVVALWVENARSAYQETTSRGAKSYMEPVIENDEFGEVVKAGIHTYGETVHMFIERKNYNGTFLPGYQKWESDYNPTSVGLKFVDHMVGNVGWGEMNQWVKWYEDVMGFENFLSFDDKQIHTEYSALMSKVMSNGNGRIKFPINEPAKGKKKSQIEEYLDFYEGPGVQHIAVATDDIITTVSKLRARGVEFLSTPPEAYYRAVPRRLEEFSHELREDIETLRSLGIMIDADEEGYLLQIFTKPVEDRPTLFFEIIQRMGARGFGAGNFKALFESIEREQANRGTL, encoded by the coding sequence ATGAGTAAAGAAATAAAATCAGTAAACTACGGTTTAGAAAAAATATTTGAAGGAGCGCAAGACTTCCTACCGCTTCTTGGAACAGATTATGTAGAGTTTTATGTAGGTAATGCAAAACAAGCAGCCCATTTTTATAAAACTGCATTTGGATTTCAATCTTTAGCATATGCAGGATTAGAAACTGGAGTAAGAGATAGAGCTAGCTATGTATTAGTTCAAGATAAGATAAGATTAGTACTAACTACACCATTAAATAGTAGTTCACCAATTAATGACCACATTGTAAAACATGGCGATGGGGTAAAAGTAGTTGCACTTTGGGTAGAAAACGCACGTAGTGCTTATCAAGAAACTACTAGCAGAGGTGCAAAATCTTACATGGAGCCTGTGATTGAGAATGATGAATTTGGTGAGGTTGTTAAAGCAGGAATTCATACTTATGGTGAAACGGTTCACATGTTTATAGAGCGAAAAAACTACAACGGGACATTTCTTCCTGGTTATCAAAAATGGGAATCAGATTATAATCCAACTTCGGTAGGATTAAAATTTGTAGATCATATGGTTGGTAACGTAGGTTGGGGAGAAATGAACCAATGGGTAAAATGGTATGAAGATGTCATGGGCTTTGAAAATTTCTTGTCTTTTGACGATAAACAAATTCATACAGAATACTCAGCATTAATGAGTAAAGTTATGAGTAATGGTAATGGACGAATTAAATTTCCAATTAATGAACCTGCTAAAGGGAAAAAGAAATCACAAATTGAAGAGTATTTAGACTTTTATGAAGGTCCAGGAGTGCAACATATTGCTGTAGCTACCGATGATATTATTACTACTGTGTCTAAACTAAGAGCACGAGGCGTGGAGTTTTTATCTACACCTCCAGAAGCTTATTATAGAGCTGTCCCTAGGAGATTAGAAGAGTTTAGTCATGAACTTAGAGAAGACATTGAAACTTTAAGAAGTCTTGGAATTATGATTGATGCTGATGAAGAAGGTTATTTATTGCAAATCTTTACAAAACCAGTTGAAGATAGACCAACATTATTCTTTGAAATCATTCAACGTATGGGAGCACGTGGCTTTGGAGCGGGAAATTTCAAAGCGCTTTTCGAGTCTATTGAGCGTGAACAAGCAAATAGAGGTACATTATAA
- a CDS encoding DUF3108 domain-containing protein, whose product MKKNLLILLVLLLCIPLFAQQESAYQSGEWFKFKMSYSGWMKAGEATMEIKEKKLEGKPVFHVVGKGKTTGAIGWFFKVRDRYESYFDKESNLPYKFIRDINEGGHTKNLEIEFDQVNQKAYVNNIKKKRKTIHDTELGVQDMVSAFYYLRNNYDTTNIKPGDEVNLTMFFDFENYNFKLKYLGEETIKTNFGKVKCLMFRPYVMAGRVFKEEESLTLWVSADKNKIPLRLKADLAIGSLRADLEAFKGLKHPFEIQFD is encoded by the coding sequence ATGAAAAAAAATCTACTTATATTACTTGTATTACTGCTATGTATACCTTTGTTTGCCCAACAAGAGTCTGCATATCAATCAGGAGAATGGTTTAAATTTAAAATGAGCTATAGTGGCTGGATGAAAGCTGGTGAAGCCACTATGGAAATAAAAGAAAAGAAATTAGAAGGGAAACCTGTATTTCATGTTGTTGGCAAAGGAAAAACAACTGGTGCAATAGGTTGGTTTTTTAAAGTAAGAGACAGATATGAAAGTTACTTTGATAAAGAAAGTAATCTGCCTTATAAGTTTATAAGAGATATTAATGAAGGAGGTCATACCAAAAATCTAGAGATAGAATTTGATCAAGTAAATCAAAAAGCTTACGTAAATAATATTAAGAAAAAAAGAAAAACGATTCATGATACTGAGCTTGGTGTACAAGATATGGTATCTGCATTTTATTATTTGCGTAATAATTACGATACTACAAATATTAAACCAGGTGATGAAGTAAATTTAACCATGTTTTTTGACTTTGAAAACTATAATTTCAAACTAAAATACTTAGGTGAAGAAACTATTAAAACTAATTTTGGAAAAGTAAAATGCTTAATGTTTAGGCCATATGTTATGGCTGGACGTGTTTTTAAAGAAGAAGAAAGTTTAACTTTATGGGTAAGCGCTGATAAAAATAAAATACCTTTGCGATTAAAAGCAGACTTAGCTATAGGCTCTTTAAGAGCTGATTTAGAAGCTTTTAAAGGGTTGAAGCACCCATTTGAAATACAATTTGATTAA
- a CDS encoding tryptophan 2,3-dioxygenase family protein, which translates to MSNQPDYTHLLNKIQQKYDAESEDTENYLEGLLYSNSITYWDYIHTDALLSLQIQRTTFPDEMVFITYHQINELLFKMILWEISQVAENKCLTAKFFEEKLMRISRYFDMLTTSFNIMREGMDVEQYSKFRHTLTPASGFQSGQYRKIEFASTELINLIDSRFRKTIDRNTAFEHAFEHLYWQAAGKDYKTGSKSKLLINFENRYKEEFITFMKIYNTKNLWSRFKELPDKDQKNEALVKAMRHYDYTVNITWVMAHYQAAVHYILGPEGDGEATGGSDWQKYMHPKYQKRIFFPELWSQQEIDNWGENV; encoded by the coding sequence ATGTCTAACCAACCAGATTATACCCACTTATTAAATAAAATTCAACAAAAGTACGACGCCGAGAGTGAAGATACCGAAAACTACCTAGAGGGTTTACTATATTCAAACTCTATTACTTATTGGGACTATATTCATACGGATGCCTTGTTAAGTCTTCAAATACAACGTACTACGTTTCCCGATGAAATGGTGTTTATTACTTATCATCAAATAAATGAGTTGCTTTTTAAAATGATTCTTTGGGAGATTTCTCAAGTTGCTGAAAATAAATGCTTAACAGCTAAATTCTTTGAAGAAAAGCTCATGCGTATTAGTCGATATTTTGATATGCTAACGACCTCTTTTAATATTATGCGAGAAGGAATGGATGTCGAGCAGTACAGTAAATTTAGGCATACTTTAACACCTGCAAGTGGGTTTCAAAGTGGGCAATATAGAAAAATCGAGTTTGCTTCAACCGAGCTTATCAACCTAATCGATAGTAGATTTAGAAAAACGATAGATAGAAATACAGCTTTTGAACATGCTTTTGAGCATTTGTATTGGCAAGCAGCAGGAAAAGACTATAAAACGGGAAGTAAATCTAAGCTCTTAATTAATTTTGAAAACCGTTACAAGGAAGAGTTTATAACTTTCATGAAAATTTATAATACCAAAAATTTATGGTCAAGATTTAAAGAGTTGCCAGATAAAGATCAAAAAAATGAAGCATTAGTTAAAGCGATGAGACATTATGACTATACGGTAAATATCACTTGGGTTATGGCACATTATCAAGCTGCTGTGCACTATATTTTGGGGCCAGAAGGAGATGGTGAAGCAACTGGCGGAAGTGATTGGCAAAAATACATGCATCCAAAGTACCAAAAACGCATATTTTTTCCAGAACTTTGGAGTCAACAAGAAATAGATAATTGGGGAGAAAATGTTTAA
- a CDS encoding peptidoglycan DD-metalloendopeptidase family protein yields the protein MIFQNKKLQKGLLIFTLSVGIVSCKQEPKVDINSDEIALEEEKEIEKYEFGFNLNDFIVVRDTIRRGDSFGQILERNKIGYPQIYNIVEKTKDSFNIARLQEGKPYTLLCSKDSLQLPTCFIYQPNKEDYVVINFQDSIHAYSNKKPIKYVEKEATGTIAPGSNISQVLDELGLSQRLAYMMADDIYAWTIDFNRLQQGDKFKVIYTDKYIDDSTYVGVHKIKAAYFEHNKEPFYAFEFETDKERGFKDYFSEDAKNLRRAFLKAPVQFSRVSSRYNLKRRIAYYGNRVRPHKGTDFAASIGTPILATANGTVTSSSYTRGNGKYVKIKHNATYSTQYLHMKNRNVKVGQFVKQGDVIGWVGMTGNTGGPHVCYRFWKNGKQVDPFKQKLPEAEPISDSLKAEYLEFIKPLKAQLDGIEFLRNQLEIKIDSTKVLDNQILVEDDLITEK from the coding sequence ATGATTTTTCAGAATAAAAAACTTCAAAAGGGGCTTTTAATATTTACATTATCTGTTGGAATAGTATCTTGTAAACAAGAACCAAAAGTAGATATTAATAGTGATGAAATAGCTTTAGAAGAAGAGAAAGAAATCGAAAAATATGAGTTTGGCTTTAACCTAAACGATTTCATTGTAGTAAGAGATACTATAAGAAGAGGGGATAGTTTTGGTCAAATACTAGAACGGAATAAGATAGGATATCCTCAAATTTATAACATCGTTGAAAAAACCAAAGATTCTTTTAATATTGCAAGACTTCAAGAAGGAAAACCATATACACTACTTTGCTCTAAAGACTCTTTACAATTACCAACATGTTTTATTTATCAGCCTAATAAGGAAGATTATGTAGTTATTAATTTCCAAGATTCTATTCATGCATATTCCAATAAAAAACCAATTAAATATGTTGAAAAAGAGGCAACAGGAACCATTGCTCCTGGATCAAATATCTCTCAAGTATTAGACGAACTAGGATTAAGCCAGAGGTTGGCATATATGATGGCTGACGATATTTACGCATGGACTATTGATTTTAATAGATTGCAACAAGGCGATAAATTCAAAGTAATTTACACCGATAAATATATTGACGATAGTACTTATGTTGGAGTTCATAAAATAAAAGCGGCCTATTTTGAGCATAACAAAGAACCTTTTTATGCTTTTGAATTTGAAACCGATAAAGAAAGAGGATTTAAAGATTACTTTAGCGAAGACGCTAAAAATTTACGTAGAGCATTTTTAAAAGCACCTGTGCAATTTAGTCGTGTGTCTTCAAGGTATAACTTAAAAAGACGCATTGCCTATTATGGCAATAGAGTAAGACCTCATAAAGGAACTGACTTTGCGGCAAGTATTGGTACACCTATTTTAGCAACAGCAAATGGTACAGTAACTAGTTCAAGTTATACTAGAGGTAATGGTAAATATGTAAAAATAAAGCACAATGCTACGTATAGCACCCAGTATTTGCATATGAAAAACAGAAATGTAAAGGTTGGACAATTTGTAAAACAAGGAGATGTTATTGGTTGGGTAGGTATGACTGGAAACACAGGAGGGCCTCATGTGTGCTATCGTTTTTGGAAAAACGGAAAACAAGTAGACCCTTTTAAACAAAAGCTACCTGAAGCAGAACCGATTTCTGATAGTCTTAAGGCTGAGTATTTAGAGTTTATTAAGCCACTTAAAGCTCAACTAGATGGTATTGAATTTTTAAGGAATCAACTGGAAATTAAAATAGATAGTACTAAGGTTTTAGATAATCAAATATTGGTAGAAGACGATTTAATAACCGAAAAATAA
- the pgi gene encoding glucose-6-phosphate isomerase — translation MALKSINPTKTKAWKKLEEHFKDIENVHMTQWFEEDANRANRFTIRWDDFFVDYSKNRITQSTIDLFLELAEEIELKEAISSYFSGDKINQTEDRAVLHTALRAPKTAQIFVDGENIIPKIYETKKKIETFTNNIVSGKSKGFTGKPFTDIVNIGIGGSDLGPSMVVDALSFYKNHLTTHFISNVDGDHVNEVLKKLNSETTLFVIVSKTFTTQETLSNANTIRKWFLQSIKKSSVSKHFVAVSTNIEKAKDFGVLEDNIFPMWDWVGGRFSLWSAVGLSISLSVGYKNFENLLEGAHKMDKHFKNEPFQSNIPVITAFISIWYNNFFKTQSEAIIPYTQYLNQFTTYLQQATMESNGKTIARNGDKVNYQTGNIIWGEPGTNSQHAFFQLLHQGTKLVPTDFIGYKESLHGNRDHQDKLISNFIAQTEALLYGKPKEVVEKELLNSKLSKEAIRQLSPFKVFKGNKPTTTFFINKLTPKSLGKLIAIYEHKIFVQGVIWNIYSYDQFGVELGKQLATSVLEEFNNSKSKSHDSSTKNLINHYRSSSK, via the coding sequence ATGGCTTTAAAGAGCATCAACCCAACCAAAACTAAAGCTTGGAAAAAGCTTGAAGAACATTTTAAAGATATAGAAAATGTTCACATGACACAATGGTTTGAAGAAGATGCAAATCGTGCAAATCGTTTTACTATAAGGTGGGACGATTTTTTTGTGGATTATTCGAAAAATAGAATTACTCAATCAACCATTGATTTGTTTTTGGAATTAGCAGAAGAAATTGAATTAAAAGAAGCTATATCTAGCTATTTTTCAGGAGATAAAATAAATCAAACAGAGGACAGAGCAGTATTACATACTGCTTTACGAGCACCAAAAACTGCTCAAATATTTGTTGATGGCGAAAACATCATTCCTAAGATTTACGAAACCAAGAAAAAAATCGAAACTTTTACAAATAATATTGTAAGTGGTAAGTCAAAAGGGTTTACTGGAAAACCATTTACAGATATTGTAAATATTGGTATTGGTGGTTCCGATCTTGGTCCATCAATGGTTGTTGATGCTTTAAGCTTTTACAAAAACCATTTAACAACTCATTTTATTAGCAATGTAGATGGCGACCATGTTAATGAAGTTTTAAAAAAGTTAAATTCAGAGACAACCCTATTTGTTATTGTTTCTAAGACATTTACCACTCAGGAAACATTGTCCAACGCCAATACCATTAGAAAATGGTTTTTACAATCTATAAAAAAGAGTAGTGTTTCTAAACATTTTGTTGCAGTATCTACTAATATCGAAAAAGCTAAAGATTTTGGTGTTTTAGAAGATAATATATTTCCAATGTGGGATTGGGTTGGTGGACGATTTTCATTATGGAGTGCAGTTGGGTTAAGTATAAGCTTATCGGTTGGATATAAAAACTTTGAAAACTTATTAGAAGGTGCTCATAAAATGGATAAGCATTTTAAAAACGAGCCGTTTCAATCAAATATTCCTGTAATTACAGCTTTTATAAGTATTTGGTATAATAATTTTTTTAAGACTCAAAGCGAGGCAATAATACCATATACACAGTACTTAAATCAATTTACAACATATCTTCAGCAGGCGACTATGGAAAGCAACGGAAAAACGATTGCTAGAAATGGAGATAAGGTTAATTACCAAACTGGGAATATAATTTGGGGGGAACCAGGAACAAATTCCCAACATGCTTTTTTTCAATTATTGCATCAAGGAACAAAATTAGTCCCTACCGATTTTATAGGTTATAAAGAAAGTTTGCATGGTAATAGAGACCATCAAGATAAACTCATATCTAATTTTATTGCGCAAACGGAAGCACTACTATATGGTAAACCTAAAGAAGTGGTCGAAAAAGAGTTACTAAATTCTAAATTATCAAAAGAAGCAATAAGACAATTAAGTCCGTTTAAAGTGTTTAAGGGCAACAAGCCAACGACAACATTTTTTATAAATAAGCTAACGCCAAAAAGTCTTGGGAAGTTAATTGCTATATACGAACATAAAATATTTGTACAAGGTGTAATATGGAATATTTATAGTTACGATCAATTTGGTGTTGAGTTAGGAAAACAGTTAGCCACAAGTGTATTGGAAGAGTTTAATAATTCCAAAAGTAAGAGCCACGATTCTTCTACTAAAAATCTTATTAATCATTATAGGAGTTCATCGAAGTAA
- a CDS encoding carboxypeptidase-like regulatory domain-containing protein, which translates to MKKTTQFLLLALALVFTSNTIAQSKVTGIIMDSELNAPLPGANILEKGTTNGASTDFDGKFTLTTQAASGQIVISYVGYESVTLKFDGNTNLGTVTLFPDNALEEIVVVGTGLIDLADDRKTPVAVSTITAAEIQKKIGTQDITMTLVNTPSIYVAGQAGGFGDSRINVRGFGQENTAYLLNGQPINGMEDGRMYWSNWSGINDIASAVQIQRGLGSSKLAISSVGGTTNFVTKTTDKRESGFVYAGVANNDYIKTTYQYSTGKSEKGWGASFMLSHWQGDGYNEGNFGAGQTYFLSVGYTPNETHNFNFLITGAPQFHDQNFSKRLSDYEKYGRRYNNNWGTYKGKYMTERRNFYHKPVANLNWDYKISDDTNLSTVLYASWGRGGGTGNRGSRIRTAEGRIDYDAIYAYNLSTSGAGGNFAAEGGYITRSSMNLHSWYGVVSNLETQLSENLSFNVGLDLRTYYGEHFRIVENFHGLTSWQENIRLRDENHQTYGSFGTYKNVITTRDMAANPWTAMFAKFDEDEKIAYSNDERISYAGLFTQLEYSTDRFSAFFQGALSNQSHQRFDHYQYADQSLIDGTSSQWTGTPLPSGTVDAVDSEKVNNIGYNVKGGLGFVLDEAEENKAYVNAGLYSRQPYHDNIFPQFNNQVSPGHQNETIFGLEAGYSYSTREFSANVNLYRTSWKDRVVSSSNVVGGVVQNTLNFGVEQLHSGVEIDFVARPSDGFRVNGFMSAGNWQFKGSSTTQITDEDRNIISEFEDDVDGGQVGDAAQFSLGFGIDVDLAERFSWDADFRFYDRLYADVGAVKENLRLPAYKIVDTGVSYKMLVGKDKDKSVNIRANVNNVFYEIYLSDLRTNIEATGGEANFKGISNRNQGYFGLGRTWNVSLRYKF; encoded by the coding sequence ATGAAAAAAACTACTCAATTTTTATTACTTGCTTTAGCATTAGTGTTTACTTCAAATACAATAGCTCAAAGTAAAGTTACAGGAATCATTATGGATTCTGAACTGAATGCTCCATTACCTGGGGCAAACATCCTTGAAAAAGGAACAACAAATGGAGCATCTACAGATTTTGATGGGAAATTCACTTTAACCACTCAAGCAGCTTCAGGACAGATAGTTATATCTTATGTAGGATATGAATCTGTAACGTTGAAATTTGATGGTAATACTAACTTAGGAACAGTTACATTGTTTCCTGATAACGCTTTAGAAGAAATCGTTGTTGTTGGTACAGGACTTATTGATTTAGCCGATGATAGAAAAACACCAGTAGCCGTGTCTACTATTACAGCTGCTGAGATTCAAAAGAAAATTGGAACGCAAGACATTACAATGACACTTGTAAACACACCTTCAATTTATGTTGCAGGTCAAGCAGGTGGATTTGGAGATTCTAGAATTAACGTTCGTGGTTTTGGACAAGAGAATACAGCTTACCTATTAAACGGACAACCAATTAATGGTATGGAAGATGGTAGAATGTATTGGTCAAACTGGTCTGGAATTAACGATATTGCAAGTGCAGTTCAAATTCAAAGAGGACTAGGCTCTTCTAAATTAGCAATTTCTTCAGTAGGTGGTACAACAAACTTTGTAACTAAAACTACTGATAAAAGAGAATCTGGATTTGTATATGCTGGTGTAGCTAATAACGATTACATTAAAACAACGTACCAATACAGTACTGGGAAATCTGAAAAGGGTTGGGGAGCAAGCTTTATGTTATCTCACTGGCAAGGTGATGGCTACAACGAAGGAAACTTTGGGGCTGGTCAAACATATTTCTTATCTGTAGGATATACACCTAACGAGACTCATAACTTTAACTTTTTAATTACTGGAGCACCTCAGTTTCATGATCAAAACTTTTCAAAAAGATTATCTGATTATGAGAAGTACGGTAGGAGATATAACAATAACTGGGGGACCTACAAAGGTAAATATATGACTGAAAGAAGAAACTTTTACCATAAACCTGTTGCCAACTTAAACTGGGATTATAAAATTAGTGACGATACTAATTTATCTACTGTGTTATATGCATCTTGGGGACGAGGTGGAGGAACTGGAAACAGAGGTAGTCGTATTAGAACTGCTGAAGGACGTATAGATTATGATGCAATTTATGCTTACAACTTATCAACTTCTGGAGCTGGAGGAAACTTTGCTGCAGAGGGCGGATATATTACTCGTTCGTCAATGAACTTACACAGTTGGTATGGAGTTGTTTCTAATTTAGAAACACAACTTAGCGAAAACCTTTCATTTAATGTTGGTTTAGATTTAAGAACATACTATGGAGAACATTTTAGAATTGTTGAAAATTTTCACGGTTTAACTTCATGGCAAGAAAATATTCGTTTAAGAGATGAAAATCATCAAACATATGGATCTTTTGGTACTTATAAAAACGTAATTACAACTAGAGACATGGCTGCAAACCCATGGACAGCTATGTTCGCTAAGTTTGATGAAGACGAGAAAATTGCTTATAGTAATGACGAGCGTATTTCTTATGCAGGTTTGTTTACTCAATTAGAATATTCTACTGATAGATTTTCTGCATTCTTCCAAGGAGCACTATCAAATCAATCACACCAACGTTTTGATCATTATCAGTATGCCGACCAATCACTTATAGATGGTACATCATCGCAATGGACTGGAACACCACTTCCTTCAGGAACTGTGGATGCAGTTGACTCTGAGAAAGTAAACAACATTGGTTACAATGTTAAAGGTGGCTTAGGATTTGTATTAGATGAAGCTGAAGAAAATAAGGCATATGTTAATGCAGGACTTTATTCAAGACAACCTTATCATGATAATATCTTTCCTCAGTTTAATAACCAAGTAAGTCCTGGTCACCAAAACGAAACTATTTTTGGTCTTGAAGCGGGATATTCTTATAGTACAAGAGAATTCTCTGCTAATGTAAACTTATATAGAACATCTTGGAAAGATAGAGTTGTAAGTTCATCTAATGTTGTAGGTGGTGTTGTTCAAAATACGCTAAACTTTGGTGTAGAGCAATTACACTCTGGTGTTGAAATAGATTTTGTAGCAAGACCATCTGATGGATTTAGAGTTAACGGATTTATGTCTGCTGGTAACTGGCAATTTAAAGGGTCATCTACAACTCAAATTACTGATGAGGACAGAAATATTATTTCGGAATTTGAAGATGATGTAGATGGCGGCCAAGTTGGTGATGCGGCACAATTCTCTTTAGGATTTGGTATTGATGTTGATTTAGCTGAAAGATTTTCTTGGGATGCTGACTTTAGATTTTATGATAGACTTTATGCTGATGTAGGGGCAGTTAAAGAAAATTTAAGATTACCTGCTTACAAGATTGTTGATACTGGGGTATCATACAAAATGTTAGTAGGAAAAGATAAAGACAAGTCTGTAAACATTAGAGCAAACGTAAATAACGTGTTCTATGAGATTTATCTTTCTGACTTAAGAACAAACATAGAAGCAACAGGTGGAGAAGCTAATTTTAAAGGAATTAGCAATCGTAATCAAGGTTACTTTGGCTTAGGTAGAACTTGGAATGTAAGCTTACGTTACAAATTCTAA
- a CDS encoding endonuclease/exonuclease/phosphatase family protein yields MKKINYIIVVALLFSFVNTNAQEKRKFRVHTVAFYNVENLFDTINNPNKFDEASPIMELNFNRGDVYKKKVQNMARVISEIGADVSKNTPVIIGLSEVENREVVEDLANDPALVAKNYGIVHFESPDARGIDVALMYQKEFFTPTNTSNHELKIYDDNTGKRVYTRDQLLVSGKLEGETIHVIVSHWPSRSGGEARSRPKRIAAAKLNKRIIDSLQAIDPYAKIFSMGDFNDDPTNSSFKDVLKTEKNKEDVKLKGIYNPMEDFFKKGLGSNAYRDAWSLFDQILITKPLLEKDYSSYRFYKAGIFNKQYLTNKKGKYKGYPFRSFADGGFTNGFSDHFPVYVHIIKEVY; encoded by the coding sequence ATGAAAAAAATAAATTATATAATAGTAGTAGCACTTCTTTTTTCTTTTGTAAATACCAATGCACAAGAAAAAAGAAAATTTAGGGTGCATACTGTGGCTTTTTATAATGTTGAAAACTTATTTGATACTATTAACAATCCAAATAAGTTTGATGAGGCTAGCCCAATAATGGAGCTTAACTTTAATAGAGGAGATGTTTATAAAAAGAAAGTCCAGAATATGGCTCGAGTTATATCTGAAATTGGTGCAGATGTCTCTAAAAATACACCTGTAATTATTGGTCTATCGGAAGTAGAAAACAGAGAGGTTGTTGAAGATTTAGCAAATGACCCAGCTTTAGTTGCAAAAAATTATGGTATTGTACACTTTGAATCTCCTGATGCTAGAGGAATTGATGTTGCATTAATGTACCAAAAAGAATTTTTTACTCCTACTAATACTAGCAATCATGAATTGAAAATTTATGATGATAATACTGGAAAACGTGTTTATACTCGTGACCAATTATTAGTAAGCGGAAAACTTGAAGGAGAAACGATACATGTAATTGTAAGTCATTGGCCTTCAAGAAGTGGTGGAGAAGCAAGAAGTAGACCTAAACGTATTGCAGCAGCCAAATTAAATAAGCGTATCATAGATTCTTTGCAAGCCATCGATCCTTATGCCAAAATATTTTCAATGGGAGATTTCAATGATGACCCAACTAATTCAAGCTTTAAGGATGTTTTAAAAACAGAGAAAAACAAAGAAGATGTAAAGCTTAAAGGTATTTACAACCCGATGGAAGACTTTTTTAAAAAGGGATTAGGGTCTAATGCCTATCGAGACGCTTGGAGTTTATTTGACCAAATACTAATTACAAAACCTTTATTGGAAAAAGATTATTCATCTTATAGGTTTTACAAAGCTGGTATCTTTAACAAACAATATTTAACAAATAAAAAAGGGAAATATAAAGGCTATCCTTTTAGAAGTTTCGCTGATGGTGGCTTTACAAATGGTTTTAGCGATCATTTCCCTGTCTATGTTCATATTATTAAGGAAGTGTACTAA